A region from the Medicago truncatula cultivar Jemalong A17 chromosome 6, MtrunA17r5.0-ANR, whole genome shotgun sequence genome encodes:
- the LOC25495920 gene encoding transcription factor GTE6, with the protein MESFNFKHRVDELVSKVDQLEQKGHEIDSFFSSTNKKQTDTSKGNSTLKDKDKEKHVPSIKKLQQDASRREAAAQKRMQDLIRQFGPILRQMTQHKWAWPFMQPVDVEGLGLNDYYEIIDKPMDFNTIKNQIEANDGTGYKHVREACADVRLVFKNAMKYNDERSDVHVMAKTLLEKFEEKWLQFLPRVGEEETRREEEEAEARLAMQFAQEAVHAKMARDLSNELDEVDVHLEELREMVVKKCRKMSTEEKRNLGIALTKLSPDDLRRALDIVAQTNPNFQANADEVDLDIDAQSESTLWRLNFFVRDALEVQSKNSESMDGDENPNNKRKRELCDAIASVSKKKTKKPT; encoded by the exons ATGGAGAGTTTCAACTTCAAGCACCGTGTTGATGAGTTAGTTTCAAAAGTTGATCAG CTTGAGCAGAAAGGGCATGAGATAGATAGTTTTTTCTCCAGCACGAATAAAAAGCAAACAGACACGTCAAAAGGTAACTCAACTTTGAAGGACAAAGATAAGGAGAAACATGTTCCAAGTATTAAGAAGCTACAGCAGGATGCATCACGTAGAGAAGCGGCTGCTCAGAAAAGAATGCAAGATCTTATACGCCAGTTTGGCCCAATATTACGCCAG ATGACACAACACAAATGGGCTTGGCCTTTTATGCAACCAGTGGATGTAGAGGGCCTTGGCTTAAATGATTATTATGAG ATCATTGACAAGCCCATGGATTTCAACACCATTAAGAACCAAATAGAGGCTAATGACGGTACTGGATATAAGCATGTTCGTGAAGCATGTGCTGATGTAAGGTTGGTTTTCAAAAATGCTATGAAATATAATGACGAAAGAAGTGATGTTCATGTGATGGCAAAAACGTTACTGGAAAAGTTTGAGGAGAAATGGTTGCAATTCCTGCCTAGAGTTGGTGAAGAG GAAACTAGACGAGAAGAGGAAGAAGCTGAAGCACGGTTAGCCATGCAATTTGCTCAAGAAGCAGTTCATGCTAAAATGGCTAGAGACTTGAGTAATGAG CTGGATGAAGTTGATGTACATTTAGAAGAGCTCCGGGAGATGGTTGTTAAAAAATGCAG AAAAATGTCAActgaagaaaagagaaatctTGGAATTGCTCTCACCAAACTGTCTCCTGACGATCTTAGAAGAGCATTGGATATTGTTGCCCAAACTAATCCAAACTTCCAAGCAAATGCTGACGAGGTGGATCTTGACATCGACGCTCAG AGTGAGTCTACCTTGTGGAGATTAAACTTTTTTGTCAGGGATGCTCTTGAAGTCCAGAGCAAGAATTCTGAAAGCATGGATGGCGATGAAAACCCGAACAACAAACGTAAAAGAGAATTATGCGATGCTATAGCAAGTGTTTCGAAGAAGAAGACCAAGAAGCCTACTTGA
- the LOC25495919 gene encoding general transcription factor IIF subunit 2, whose protein sequence is MDMSKAFVPMSVFSDSTQGKVSVEGKIVNKFDMKPHDQNLEVYGKLCRERTKKYMVKNRQIQVIGNDNGARMRPMPGITFSVSSGPTKDNIKKKPQGRGTDTKRTRGNRGEVEESLFKKFEKQSNWSLRNLVQETDQPEQFLKDILKDLCVYNNKGTNQGTYELKPEYRKTGD, encoded by the exons ATGGATATGTCCAAAGCCTTCGTTCCTATGTCGGTCTTTTCCGACTCAACACAAG GAAAGGTATCTGTGGAGGGAAAAATAGTGAACAAGTTTGACATGAAGCCACATGATCAAAACCTTGAAGTCTACGGGAAACTCTGTCGCGAAAGGACAAAAAAGTATATGGTCAAAAACAGACAGATACAG GTTATTGGCAATGATAATGGAGCTCGTATGAGGCCAATGCCAGGGATCACTTTTTCAGTTTCTTCTGGACCTACTAAG GATAATATTAAGAAGAAACCTCAAGGGCGAGGAACAGATACGAAGAGAACAAGAGGAAACCGTGGAGAAGTAGAAGAGTCtctgtttaagaaatttgaaaaacaGTCAAATTGGAGTTTGAGAAACCTCGTACAAGAAACTGACCAACCTGAA CAATTTCTGAAAGATATACTGAAAGATCTTTGTGTCTACAATAACAAAGGAACTAATCAAGGCACCTATGAGCTGAAGCCTGAATACAGAAAAACTGGCGATTAG